The segment GAAACAGAAGCAATTCAAGAAACTGGTCGATGAAGCTTTAAAGCAGGCAGATGTCTTGGTATGCCCGACGATGGCCTACCCAGCTACGGAGAAAGATCCCTCTTTTGAAAATGGAGATATCGATGTGTCGCGGCGTACCATTCCTTTTAATTTTTCAGGACACCCCGCTATATCGGTACCTGCAGGAAATACAGCATCAGAAAATTTGCCTGTGGGCCTTCAAATTATTGGCCGTTACCACGATGAAGCAACTGTTTATAAAGTAGCCGATGCTTTTCAGCAAGCGACCGGCGGGTATAAGTTGCCGCCCATCTGAATTTTAAAAGCTACGCAGAAGCCTAGAGCTTTTGCGTAGCTTTTTTTGATGTTTGATAATAAAATTAGAATATTCCGACCTCTTTATGGGAATGTGCTGCTAAATGCCCTCAAAAATGATTTTAAGAATAGTGAACTTGACGAGGAGGCTAGTTATGGAACTTGTTCTTCATCAAAAACAAGAGCTGAATTTGTTTATGACATATAAGTTAAGGCAAGCTATTGAACTCTTACAGTATTCAACTTATGACCTTTATCAGTATTTGATGGAACAAGAAATGGAGAATCCTTTAATCGAATTGAAAGAGCAAAAAAGTTCTGATCTATACGAAGGGACCTTAAATAGAAGTTCAATCACTAGAAGTACTTCGGCTTCAGCAATTGAAATGAAACAAAGCAAAGAAGTGTGTATGAGAGATAAATTAATGCAGCAAGCCGAGATTTTCTATAGAGATGTACAGGACCTCAAAGTGATTGAATACATTATTTACAATATTGATGACAATGGGTACTTGAATTTTGCTGGAAATGAACAAGAACTTTCAGCGGTATTCAATGAAAACGAAATCAGCAGAGGAATTCAACTTCTGCAGGCGGTCGGTCCAGCGGGAATCGGAGCAAGAAATCTAAAAGAGTGCCTGCTGCTTCAGGTTAATGATGAATTTCCTGATAAAGAATTAATAGAATGTCTTATTGAGAATTTTTTGGAGTTACTGGCCAATAAGAAGTGGGAAGACATTGCAGCCCGGATGGGTATACCTTTAGGGAAAGTGAAAGAAATCCATGAATTGATGCTGACACTTAATCCTCGACCGTGTTCGTTTATCTCAGATTTTTCAATTCAATACGTAAATCCTGATATTATTGTGAAACCTAATGGAGCTGGCCTTTCTTTTTATCTGAACGATGGTTATTTGCCTGAGATTCATTTTAACGATCAGTATTCAACCTTATTAAACCAGAATGATGAGACAGCTAAGTATCTTCAGGAAAAATATAAAAGCTACCAATGGCTTGTAAGCAGCCTCGAAAAACGGAGCGAGACAATCAATAAAATTATGCAAGTACTTATAAAGAAACAGCAGAGGTTTTTTGCAGAAGGCCTTATTGCATTAGCTCCTTTGACATTGAAGGATGTTGCGGAAGAAATCGAGATGCATGAGTCAACGGTGTGCAGAGTAACGATGAACAAGTTTATTCAAACGCCTAAAGGAACTTTTGAACTTCGGGCATTATTCACCTCTAAATTAGAAACTTCGGATGGAAATTCTATCGCTCAAACAAAAGTGAAAATGCTTTTAAAAAGTTTAATAGAAGGAGAGAATAAATGCCAACCTTTATCCGATCAAAAAATTACGGATTATTTTAATGAGGAAAAAGGCATAAGGGTATCAAGGCGTACGATCAGCAAATATCGGGAAGAATTGAACATCCCTTCTTCAAGCAGAAGAAAGGAGCTAACTATAAAGTGAGGATTTATCTGAATAATGAACACCTCCTGAAGTCTATCGAATTGATGTAAATCTATTCGATAGACTTCAGGAGGTGTTTTTCATGGGACCAAAAGGAGCCTCATGGATTATCCGGCTTCCTTCAAAGCTTCTTCTGTAAAAGGCGAAAAAGAAAACGCATACATTTTTTCATCAAAATCCTAAATTGGTATAGACATCTATACATACTATCTTTATAGTAAAATTAAGACTAAGAAAAAAGAGGAGGATGAATATGTTCAGTTTTCTGCAGAAAATAGGGAAATCATTGATGTTCCCAATCGCTACCTTGCCGGCAGCGGCACTGCTTTTGCGCTTTGGCCAGGACGACTTGCTCGGCATCCCGTTCTTATCAGCAGCGGGAGCGGGAATCATTGATAATTTAGCCATCATTTTTGCCATCGGGATCGCTTTCGGGCTTGCCCATGACAGCAACGGTGGAGCGGCGCTCGCAGGTGCCATTGCGTACCTGGTATTGACGTCCGCGATTGCAACAATCAATGAATCGATCAATATGGGCGTATTTGCCGGGATTCTCTCGGGGATTGTCGGAGGGCTATTATACAATAAATTCTATAATGTGAAATTCCCCGCGTGGCTGGCATTCTTTGGAGGCCGGCGCTTTGTCCCAATCATAACGGCGGCGACAATGACTGTGTTGGCAGGAATTTTAGGTTATGCATGGCCGCCGGTCCAGGAAATGATTGACGGCGCTGGCGACTGGATTTTAAACGCCGGCATGTTCGGAGTCGGGGCTTATGGCTTCTTCAACCGTCTGCTTTTGCCGACCGGCTTGCACCACATCATCAATACAATTGTCTGGTTTGATTTTGGAACATTTACAGATGCCACTGGAGAAGTGGTGCGCGGTGAGATCAACCGTTTCTTAAAAGGAGACCCGACAGCGGGGCCGTTCCTTTCCGGCTTCTTCCCAATCATGATGTTCGGGCTGCCAGCAGCTTGTCTGGCGATGTATGCAGCGGCTAAAAAAGAACGCAAAGCAATCATCGGCGGGATGCTGTTCAGTATCGGTTTTACTTCTTTCCTGACAGGGATCACTGAACCGATCGAGTTTTCGTTCATGTTCTTATCGCCATTATTATATGTAGTCCATGCTTTATTGACAGGCGTTTCGATGATGATCGCGTATGCGCTGGATGTCCATCACGGTTTCGGATTCTCAGCGGGAGCCATCGACTTTATACTGAACTACGGACTGGCACAGAACCCGCTTGTTTTATTAGTGATGGGGCTCGGAACCGGCGTTATTTACTTTGCGATTTTCTACTTCCTGATTGTGAAACTGGATTTGAAAACGCCTGGGCGTGAAGACGAAGACGCTGAAGACGGCAATGCGGATACAGGCAATAAAGGAATCGATATCAGAGCGTACCACACGATTGAAGCACTAGGCGGCAACGACAATATCGCGGCAGTCGACTACTGTACAACACGACTGCGCCTGACTGTAAAAGATGCGGATAAAGTAAGTGAAAAAGACTTGAAGCGCCACGGAGCAATGGGGCTGATGAAGATCAATAAAACGAATGTCCAAGTGGTCATCGGTACAGCAGTTGAGTTCTTGGCGGATGCTATGAAGAACCGTTTGGCGAATGGCAACCCGACACCTGAAAGCTTGGACGTACCGGCTGAAGAACTGTCAACGGAGGCGGAGCTGGTCAAAGAAATCCGCGCAGAAGATTTTGGCATGCCGATTGATGGAAAAATCATTCCATTGAGTGAAGTGCCGGATGAAGTATTTGCGAAAGAAATGATGGGGCCAGGGTTTGGCATAATTCCTTCAGGCAATACCCTTTATTCACCGGTGGACGGACAGGTTGTCACTGTATTCCCGACCAAACATGCCATTGGCATTGTGACGGACACAGGAGTCGAAATCTTGATCCATGTGGGTCTGGATACGGTGAAACTGAACGGCGAAGGCTTTGAGACATTGGTGGAACAAGGTCAGCTTGTCCAGCGCGGCGATGCGTTGCTGAAACTGAATCTTACCTACCTTGGGGGAAATGCATCTTCTGTTGTAACTCCAGTCATTTTTACAAACTTAACAGGCCAGGAACTTGAAGTGTTGAAAACAGGTTCACAAAAGCAAGGTACGGTATCCATCTTAAAAATTCAATAATAATCGAGAAAAACTTTGAATAGAGGAGCTTTATTCCGCTATTAGAAGCAAATCCAATCAGACAAAACAAAGCCAGGAATGTCATCCATGATTTTCCTGGTTTTTCGTAAGGAGAGGCATTTTAATGAAGAAAACCATTTTAATTTCCAATATTACCATTGCCGATTCGGTGGAAAAAAGCTTTATCGGAGACATTTTGCTGGAAGATGGGAAAATCACCGAAGCAGCCTCGTCGCTTTCAAAAAATGCTGATATCCATATAGATGCATCCGGCAAGAACTGGACAGTAGTCCCAGGGTTTATTGATGTGCATATCCACGGGGCTGCGGGATTTGATGTGATGGATGCGACAAAAGAAGCACTCAGTGGCATGGCCAGTGCATTGCCGCGAGAAGGTACGACGTGCTTTTTAGCGACAACGATGACACAATCAAAGGAGGCAATCTCAAAAGCATTGCAAAACGCCAGCTTTTTTCAAGCGGAAGAAACGCAGGCAGAAATGGTGGGCATTCATCTGGAAGGGCCTTTTATTTCAGAGAAACAACCCGGTGCACAGCCGGTTGAACATATTACACCACCTTCTGAAGCGCTTTTTCAGAAATGGCAGAAGTTGAGCGGAAACCGCATTAAACTGGTGACGATGGCTCCGGAAACGGAAAGTGGCATCCATTTTATTGAACAAGTGACAGCAGATGGCGTGCTGGTGTCTATCGGACATTCAGATGGCACTTGGCAGGAGATGCAGCAGGCGCTTCAAGCAGGAGCAAGCCATGTAACACATCTCTACAATCAAATGAGCCCGTTTCATCACCGGGACCCGGGAGTCGTTGGAACAGCTCTGACAGAGGATCGCTTATCAGTGGAAATCATTGCTGATTTTATCCATAGCCATCCGAAGTCAGTTGAGCTGGCTTTTCGGCAGAAAGGGGCAGAACGCCTCATTTTAATCACCGATGCGATGCGGGCAAAAGGGCTTGAACCCGGTATATATGATTTGGCAGGGCAAGACGTTCTGGTAACCGAAACCGATGCCCGCCTCCAAAGCGGAGCTTTGGCCGGAAGCATTTTAACGATGGACACAGCATTGAGGAACGTCCAGTCGTGCACGGGCTGTTCGATTTCTGAACTCGTGGCGATGACATCTGCGAATGCGGCAAAAGAGCTGGGCTTATCCAATAAAGGCAGCATCAGAGCAGGGAAAGATGCGGATCTTGTCATTTTAGATGAAAGTCTGAATGTCCAAATGACTATTTGCCGGGGAACGATTGCATACATCAAGGAGGGACATCATGAATATAGAAATAGTTGAAAATTACGATGAAATGAGCAAGCTCGCTGCTGAAATAGTGGAAAAGCAGGTCGTGAAAAATCCACGTTCAATTTTAGGACTGGCTACCGGTTCCACACCGATGGGGCTTTATAGCAATATGATAGAGGGATTCAAGAACCGCGGAATCTCGTACAAGCAAGTGCGAACCATCAATTTGGACGAATACCTGGGGCTGAACCGCAATCATCCTAACAGCTACCACAGCTTCATGCATGAAAATTTATTCAAGCACTTGGATATTCAGATGCGCAATACATATTTGCCGGAAGGGCAGGCTGCTTCTGTAGATGAAGAATGCATGCGCTACGAAGCGCTCCTCGACCGGATAGGGCCTGTGCATCTGCAGATTCTCGGCATGGGAACAAACGGCCATATCGGCTTTAACGAACCGGGGACTCCTGAAGACAGCCTGACGCATTGCATCGAACTGGATGAATCGACCCGAAACAGCAATGCACGCTTTTTTGATTCATTGGATGAAGTGCCAACCCATGCCATCACGATGGGAATAGAATCTATTTTGAAAAGCGATAAAATCCTTTTGCTGGTATCCGGAAAGGAAAAAGCACAAGCTGTAAAAATGTTGATGGAAGAGCCGATAAGTGAAGATTTTCCAGCCTCGTTTTTGTGGAAACACGAAGACGTAACGTTTATTGTTGACCAGGATGCTTATCATCTGGTAGAAACAGAAAGGCAGTGAATGCGGTGCTAGACAAACAGTCGCACATACCGATGTATGTCCAAATTGAAGAAGAGCTGAAGCGCCGAATCGAACGGGGCGAATTTCCTATTGGGACAGCCATCCCATCGGAACGTGAGTTAACAGAACTGTTTGGCGTCAGCCGCATGACCGTGCGCCAGTCGGTTACCAATTTGGTGAACGAGGGTTTACTGTATCGGGAAAAAGGCCGTGGCACGTTCGTGGCTTCACCGAAAGTCGAGCAGCCCTTGAACGGTTTGACCAGTTTTACCGAAGACATGAAAGCGCGTGGATTGACACCGGGAAACAAAGTCATTAATTTTGAAAAGGGATTGCCCGAGCCGGATATTGCCAAGGAACTCCAGTTAGGGCACGGCGAGGAAGTCTACACAGTTGAGCGGATCCGCTATGCCAATGAAAAACCGATGGCGATTGAACGGACGTATCTTCCGGTCAAGCTGTTTCCGCAGCTTAGTGAAGAGGCACTTGCCGGATCGCTGTATTTCCTTATTGAACAAGAGCAGAAACTGGTCATCAGCCACGCTTCGCAGCGGATGGAAGCGGCGCTTGTTAAACAGGAAGAAGCGGAACTGCTGCAAATCGGCATGCCGGCAGCCATATTGATCATCGAAAGAGTCAGTTATTTGGCAAGCGGCGTGCCTTTTGAAGTGGTCCGCAGCACATACCGGGCGGACCGCTATAAATTCATCACGGAAATTCAACGTTAAAAAAGACGAAAAGGAGAATGAACATGATTGAGAAAAACTATACCATTACCAGCGATGAAGGGCTTCATGCACGCCCGGCTTCACGGCTTGTCCAAGTCGTGTCGCCCTTCACTTCTGAAGTGAAGCTTGAATTCAAAGACAAGCAAGTAAACATGAAATCAATTATGGGCGTAATGTCGCTCGGCATTTCAAAAGGCAAGGAAATCAAAATTGTTGCAGACGGCAAAGATGAAGAAAGATTAATGGCCGCTGTCGATGAATTGATTGTCGGCGAAGGTCTGGGAGTTTAAACAGCGATGCTGAATTCGTATTTTGAGAAGGTACGGGAAAGGCTCGCGCTTGTTGAAGAACAGGAAAAAGCGGTGATGATGGAAGCTGCGGGGAAAGTGGCAGCTGCTATTCAACACGGCGGCATCATACAGCTGTTCGGCTGCGGCCATTCCCATATCCTGGCCGAGGAAGTTTTCTACCGGGCAGGCGGGCTTGTACCGGTCAAACCGGTTTTCATCGAACCGCTGATGCTCCATGAAGGAGCCGTCCGCTCATCTCAATTGGAGCGGAGCAGCGACTACGCAGAAGACCTGCTCGAACAACAGGATTTCCGGCCGGAAGATGTGGTCTTTGTGATGTCCACTTCCGGGCGTAATCCCGTACCGATCGATTTTGCGCTGGCGGCCCGTGACAAAGGCGCCTTTGTCATCGGGCTCACATCACTCGAATACGCAAACAGCCAGCCTTCAAGGCACCAAAGCGGCAAGCATTTGCATGACGCGGCAGACCTCGTTATTGATAATCATTCAGTAACAGGCGACGCTGTCCTCAAAGCGGAAAATGTCAAAGTGCCTTTTGGTCCGACTTCGACCGTAGTGGGGAGTGTCATCTTAAACGCCATCTTTGCTGAAGCCATCCAGCAAATGGCCGACAACCATTTCGAGCCGCCCATTTTCCTCAGCGGCAATATCGACGGCACCGACGATCACAACAACCGGCTGATTGAAAAATACCGGGAACGGATTGCGGCATTGTCTTAAATTGAAAACCCTCAGCCTTTATACAAAGGCTGAGGGTTTTTTATGAAGAAAGTGTGATTTAAGCCGTCTTTGTTAATACAGGAGCCGCCACAGATAAAAAGTCGCGTAAGCTTCCCAATCTTTCCAAGAAACAGCAGCGTTCAGAATTTCCTGTTTCGTCGGTTTGCGGTCAAGTGCCATCTGCAATTTGAGGGCATTGATCAGCCCGACATCATCGATGGGAAACGCAGTCGGAAAGCGGAGACAGCGCATCAGAACATAATTGGCGGTCCAAGGGCCGATGCCGCGGATTTTGATCAATTCTTTTTCAATCTGTTTGAAATCGCCTAATGCCATCAATTTTTCTTTCGACAGCGCGCCGTTTGCCATCAATTGAGCCACGCCGATGATGTACTCGCTTTTCTTCATCGTCATTTTGATATCGGATAAATCGGCAGGCTGCAGTTTAGCAATCTCTTCATACGAAGGGAAGATCCAATAAGCTTGCCCGTTGTATTCAACCGATTCCCCGAACTTCTCAACGAATTGGCGTTTCAGCGTATAAGCATAACCCAAATTGATTTGCTGGCCCAAGATTCCCCAGCACAGCGCTTCGAACAAATCAGGGAACCCAATATTGCGCAAGCCATAGAAATCACTGACGGTCTGTTTTAATAAAGGATCTTTTTGCGCCATTTCGTAAAAAAGAGTGGGGTCGTTATCAAGGTCGAACCAGTTGCGGATAAAAGCGGCAATGGCATTCTTGTTTTCAGGTTTAATGCCAGTCAGAAAATGAACGTGTAAAAACCGGTTATCGGGGCAAGTGATCTGGAACAGGGTACGTACTCCGCCAACATCAAGCGCCCGCATAATCGTTCCTTCTTTAACCGCATACATGCACTCTTTCGGATTGCGCTGCATATAAGCTAAATTGATGCTGAAATCGAATATCTCCGGCAGCTCGATCAGCAATTCTTTTTGAGTAGCCAACGACAGTCCTCCTTTCGTTTGTTCGTTAGTTAACAGCATTCCAAATTAAGGCAATAGACCCTTGGGGCGCTTAAAATATGATGAACGCAAATAAACCTCTGCCGAACGCAAATAAATCAAATTGAACGCAAATAAAAATTTCTAAACGCAAATAAACCTCGGCTATGTTACGATATACAGTAAATCTGAGGGGGAATTGGTATGTTTATACATAAAATTGATGAAGATTTA is part of the Planococcus shenhongbingii genome and harbors:
- a CDS encoding GntR family transcriptional regulator — protein: MLDKQSHIPMYVQIEEELKRRIERGEFPIGTAIPSERELTELFGVSRMTVRQSVTNLVNEGLLYREKGRGTFVASPKVEQPLNGLTSFTEDMKARGLTPGNKVINFEKGLPEPDIAKELQLGHGEEVYTVERIRYANEKPMAIERTYLPVKLFPQLSEEALAGSLYFLIEQEQKLVISHASQRMEAALVKQEEAELLQIGMPAAILIIERVSYLASGVPFEVVRSTYRADRYKFITEIQR
- the nagB gene encoding glucosamine-6-phosphate deaminase; amino-acid sequence: MNIEIVENYDEMSKLAAEIVEKQVVKNPRSILGLATGSTPMGLYSNMIEGFKNRGISYKQVRTINLDEYLGLNRNHPNSYHSFMHENLFKHLDIQMRNTYLPEGQAASVDEECMRYEALLDRIGPVHLQILGMGTNGHIGFNEPGTPEDSLTHCIELDESTRNSNARFFDSLDEVPTHAITMGIESILKSDKILLLVSGKEKAQAVKMLMEEPISEDFPASFLWKHEDVTFIVDQDAYHLVETERQ
- a CDS encoding SIS domain-containing protein, which codes for MLNSYFEKVRERLALVEEQEKAVMMEAAGKVAAAIQHGGIIQLFGCGHSHILAEEVFYRAGGLVPVKPVFIEPLMLHEGAVRSSQLERSSDYAEDLLEQQDFRPEDVVFVMSTSGRNPVPIDFALAARDKGAFVIGLTSLEYANSQPSRHQSGKHLHDAADLVIDNHSVTGDAVLKAENVKVPFGPTSTVVGSVILNAIFAEAIQQMADNHFEPPIFLSGNIDGTDDHNNRLIEKYRERIAALS
- the rpoN gene encoding RNA polymerase factor sigma-54 produces the protein MELVLHQKQELNLFMTYKLRQAIELLQYSTYDLYQYLMEQEMENPLIELKEQKSSDLYEGTLNRSSITRSTSASAIEMKQSKEVCMRDKLMQQAEIFYRDVQDLKVIEYIIYNIDDNGYLNFAGNEQELSAVFNENEISRGIQLLQAVGPAGIGARNLKECLLLQVNDEFPDKELIECLIENFLELLANKKWEDIAARMGIPLGKVKEIHELMLTLNPRPCSFISDFSIQYVNPDIIVKPNGAGLSFYLNDGYLPEIHFNDQYSTLLNQNDETAKYLQEKYKSYQWLVSSLEKRSETINKIMQVLIKKQQRFFAEGLIALAPLTLKDVAEEIEMHESTVCRVTMNKFIQTPKGTFELRALFTSKLETSDGNSIAQTKVKMLLKSLIEGENKCQPLSDQKITDYFNEEKGIRVSRRTISKYREELNIPSSSRRKELTIK
- the nagA gene encoding N-acetylglucosamine-6-phosphate deacetylase; its protein translation is MKKTILISNITIADSVEKSFIGDILLEDGKITEAASSLSKNADIHIDASGKNWTVVPGFIDVHIHGAAGFDVMDATKEALSGMASALPREGTTCFLATTMTQSKEAISKALQNASFFQAEETQAEMVGIHLEGPFISEKQPGAQPVEHITPPSEALFQKWQKLSGNRIKLVTMAPETESGIHFIEQVTADGVLVSIGHSDGTWQEMQQALQAGASHVTHLYNQMSPFHHRDPGVVGTALTEDRLSVEIIADFIHSHPKSVELAFRQKGAERLILITDAMRAKGLEPGIYDLAGQDVLVTETDARLQSGALAGSILTMDTALRNVQSCTGCSISELVAMTSANAAKELGLSNKGSIRAGKDADLVILDESLNVQMTICRGTIAYIKEGHHEYRNS
- the nagE gene encoding N-acetylglucosamine-specific PTS transporter subunit IIBC; protein product: MFSFLQKIGKSLMFPIATLPAAALLLRFGQDDLLGIPFLSAAGAGIIDNLAIIFAIGIAFGLAHDSNGGAALAGAIAYLVLTSAIATINESINMGVFAGILSGIVGGLLYNKFYNVKFPAWLAFFGGRRFVPIITAATMTVLAGILGYAWPPVQEMIDGAGDWILNAGMFGVGAYGFFNRLLLPTGLHHIINTIVWFDFGTFTDATGEVVRGEINRFLKGDPTAGPFLSGFFPIMMFGLPAACLAMYAAAKKERKAIIGGMLFSIGFTSFLTGITEPIEFSFMFLSPLLYVVHALLTGVSMMIAYALDVHHGFGFSAGAIDFILNYGLAQNPLVLLVMGLGTGVIYFAIFYFLIVKLDLKTPGREDEDAEDGNADTGNKGIDIRAYHTIEALGGNDNIAAVDYCTTRLRLTVKDADKVSEKDLKRHGAMGLMKINKTNVQVVIGTAVEFLADAMKNRLANGNPTPESLDVPAEELSTEAELVKEIRAEDFGMPIDGKIIPLSEVPDEVFAKEMMGPGFGIIPSGNTLYSPVDGQVVTVFPTKHAIGIVTDTGVEILIHVGLDTVKLNGEGFETLVEQGQLVQRGDALLKLNLTYLGGNASSVVTPVIFTNLTGQELEVLKTGSQKQGTVSILKIQ
- a CDS encoding phosphocarrier protein HPr, with protein sequence MIEKNYTITSDEGLHARPASRLVQVVSPFTSEVKLEFKDKQVNMKSIMGVMSLGISKGKEIKIVADGKDEERLMAAVDELIVGEGLGV
- a CDS encoding DNA-3-methyladenine glycosylase 2, which produces MATQKELLIELPEIFDFSINLAYMQRNPKECMYAVKEGTIMRALDVGGVRTLFQITCPDNRFLHVHFLTGIKPENKNAIAAFIRNWFDLDNDPTLFYEMAQKDPLLKQTVSDFYGLRNIGFPDLFEALCWGILGQQINLGYAYTLKRQFVEKFGESVEYNGQAYWIFPSYEEIAKLQPADLSDIKMTMKKSEYIIGVAQLMANGALSKEKLMALGDFKQIEKELIKIRGIGPWTANYVLMRCLRFPTAFPIDDVGLINALKLQMALDRKPTKQEILNAAVSWKDWEAYATFYLWRLLY